A region from the Sorex araneus isolate mSorAra2 chromosome 6, mSorAra2.pri, whole genome shotgun sequence genome encodes:
- the LOC101548009 gene encoding olfactory receptor 56A3 produces the protein MTAHQNGTIAIEVSEFLLHCFVRSPRWQFWLSLPLSFLFLVAMGANATLLITIRLEASLHQPMYYLLSLLSLLDIVLCLTVIPKVLAIFWFGLKSISFAACFLQMFIMNCFLAMESCTFMVMAYDRYIAICHPLRYPSIITDQFVAKAVIFILARSALLTVPIPLLSARLSYCERNVIENCICANMSVSRLSCGDVIINRLYQFAGGWTLLGSDLILIFLSYTLILRAVLRLKAEGAVAKALSTCGSHFILILFFSTILLVFVLTHAVKKKVSPDVPVLLNVLHHVIPAALNPIVYGVRTQEIKQGIQRLLKKGW, from the coding sequence ATGACAGCACACCAAAATGGCACCATCGCTATTGAGGTTTCAGAGTTCCTCCTGCATTGTTTTGTCAGGTCTCCCAGGTGGCAGTTTTGGCTATCCCTGCCCCTCAGTTTTCTCTTCCTCGTGGCCATGGGGGCCAATGCCACCCTCCTGATCACCATCCGGCTGGAGGCCTCTCTGCATCAGCCCATGTACTACCTACTCAGCCTCCTTTCCTTGCTGGACATAGTGCTGTGTCTTACTGTCATCCCCAAGGTCCTGGCTATCTTCTGGTTTGGCCTCAAGTCTATAAGCTTTGCTGCTTGTTTCCTACAGATGTTTATTATGAATTGCTTCCTGGCGATGGAATCCTGTACATTCATGGTCATGGCCTATGACCGTTATATAGCTATCTGTCATCCACTGAGGTACCCATCGATCATCACTGACCAATTTGTAGCTAAGGCTGTGATTTTTATACTGGCCAGAAGTGCTCTTCTGACAGTTCCTATTCCCCTTCTCTCTGCGCGACTCTCTTATTGTGAGAGAAATGTTATTGAGAACTGTATCTGTGCCAATATGTCTGTCTCCAGGCTTTCCTGTGGTGATGTAATCATTAATCGTCTGTATCAGTTTGCTGGGGGCTGGACTCTACTAGGATCTGACCTCATCCTCATCTTCCTCTCCTACACCCTCATATTGCGAGCTGTGCTAAGACTCAAGGCAGAAGGTGCTGTGGCCAAGGCACTAAGTACATGTGGCTCCCACTTCATCCTTATTCTCTTCTTCAGCACTATCCTTCTGGTGTTTGTTCTCACTCATGCTGTAAAGAAGAAAGTGTCCCCTGATGTGCCAGTCTTGCTCAATGTCCTCCACCATGTCATCCCCGCAGCTCTCAATCCCATTGTTTATGGAGTGCGAACTCAGGAGATCAAGCAAGGAATCCAGAGATTACTTAAGAAAGGGTGGTAA